One window of Desulfovibrio sp. X2 genomic DNA carries:
- the pyrF gene encoding orotidine-5'-phosphate decarboxylase → MSRVPNAELVVALDFPKAEEAVALAKSLAGTVPWVKVGLELFVAEGPGIIARFKEMGFKVFCDLKLHDIPNTVRGAVLSVAATGADMVTLHASGGARMLQAAAEARATLPRANAPLLMAVTMLTSLAAEDTDGIYVKPPSAMALDLAGKAFDNGMDGVVCSPHEAGAVKAANGPNFLCLTPGIRLAAANDDQRRTATPGQAVAAGADFLVVGRPITRAADPAAAATAVIEDMRRTSPGS, encoded by the coding sequence GTGAGCCGCGTCCCGAACGCTGAGCTCGTGGTCGCCCTGGACTTTCCGAAGGCCGAGGAGGCCGTGGCGCTGGCGAAAAGCCTCGCGGGCACGGTCCCCTGGGTCAAGGTGGGGCTCGAACTCTTCGTGGCCGAGGGGCCCGGGATCATCGCGCGCTTCAAGGAGATGGGCTTCAAGGTCTTCTGCGACCTGAAGCTTCACGACATCCCGAACACCGTGCGCGGTGCGGTGCTGTCCGTGGCCGCGACCGGCGCGGACATGGTCACCCTGCACGCCTCGGGCGGCGCGCGCATGCTCCAGGCCGCGGCCGAGGCCCGCGCGACGCTTCCGCGCGCGAACGCCCCCCTGCTCATGGCCGTGACCATGCTCACGAGCCTCGCCGCCGAGGACACGGACGGGATATATGTCAAGCCGCCCTCGGCCATGGCCCTTGACCTCGCGGGGAAAGCCTTCGACAATGGCATGGACGGGGTGGTCTGCTCGCCGCACGAGGCGGGCGCAGTGAAGGCCGCGAACGGCCCGAATTTTCTTTGCCTCACCCCGGGCATCCGCCTCGCGGCGGCGAACGACGACCAGCGCCGCACGGCCACGCCAGGCCAGGCCGTGGCCGCGGGCGCGGACTTCCTGGTCGTGGGCAGGCCCATAACCAGGGCCGCGGACCCGGCCGCCGCAGCGACGGCGGTCATCGAGGACATGCGCCGCACCTCCCCCGGGAGCTGA
- a CDS encoding DUF370 domain-containing protein yields MQKQGLLNIGFGNFVVASRVVAIVTPTSSPMKRLREDAKTEGRLIDATQGRKTRSIVITDSGHVVLSAIQAETVGQRFGQPEEEDA; encoded by the coding sequence ATGCAGAAACAGGGACTGCTGAACATCGGATTCGGCAACTTCGTGGTCGCCTCGCGCGTGGTGGCCATCGTCACGCCGACGTCCTCCCCCATGAAACGCCTGCGCGAGGACGCGAAGACCGAGGGGCGCCTCATCGACGCCACCCAGGGGCGCAAGACGCGCTCCATAGTCATCACCGACTCGGGCCACGTGGTCCTCTCGGCCATCCAGGCGGAAACCGTGGGCCAGCGCTTCGGCCAGCCCGAGGAGGAGGACGCGTGA
- the gmk gene encoding guanylate kinase, giving the protein MSRIGQFYVLCAPSGTGKSTLVRRLTREFPSVRFSVSYTTRAPREGEVHGKDYFFTDKDEFMRLAGQGFFAEWAEVHGNCYGTPLEFTRGLAEQGFDVLFDIDVQGARQLKESLPGACFAMLLPPSRASLEARLRGRGTDDEATIAKRMRNAAGELAAADMFDYWIVNDDLEKAYDSLRAVYLARTLVPSADPGQVSRLLAQWEGAS; this is encoded by the coding sequence GTGAGCCGAATCGGTCAGTTCTACGTCCTGTGCGCCCCCTCGGGAACGGGCAAGAGCACGCTGGTGCGCCGCCTGACCCGGGAATTCCCCTCCGTCCGCTTCTCCGTCTCCTACACCACGCGCGCCCCGCGAGAGGGCGAGGTGCACGGCAAGGACTACTTCTTCACCGACAAGGACGAGTTCATGCGCCTTGCGGGCCAGGGATTCTTCGCCGAGTGGGCCGAGGTCCACGGCAACTGCTACGGCACTCCCCTCGAATTCACGCGGGGCCTGGCCGAGCAGGGCTTCGACGTGCTCTTCGACATCGACGTGCAGGGCGCCCGCCAGCTCAAGGAGAGCCTGCCCGGGGCCTGCTTCGCGATGCTCCTGCCGCCGTCGCGGGCCTCGCTCGAGGCGCGCCTTCGCGGCCGCGGCACGGACGACGAGGCGACCATCGCCAAGCGCATGAGGAATGCCGCGGGCGAGCTGGCCGCCGCCGACATGTTCGACTACTGGATCGTCAACGACGACCTCGAGAAGGCCTACGACTCGCTGCGCGCCGTGTATCTTGCCCGCACCCTGGTCCCAAGCGCCGATCCCGGCCAGGTTTCCCGCCTGCTGGCGCAATGGGAGGGGGCGTCGTGA
- a CDS encoding HDOD domain-containing protein translates to MSLERGQQFLRQLAGVHHDLPFSPKILQRLFSQTGQESTASLHDIAETIAPDQGLTTRLLAVANSAFYGLQSQVTSVHRAATVLGIKDIRNIVMAVGVHGMLKGYTLPEELDLLAYWRHQLTVGQTAFQLAAEAGRPERDNLFTAGLLHDLGKLIVAMHAPGDWLAIERLRQERGIPYRKAEDAYWGLEHGVVGALVLKSWDLPPDLHEPINWHHSPLAAPDYRQQALFLCLADMLVNLESGGEPVPEKAADALSEHLGLPFDRSQELARDAAADEGIDQFISEVMH, encoded by the coding sequence ATGAGTCTCGAACGCGGACAGCAGTTCCTGCGCCAGCTCGCGGGGGTCCACCACGACCTGCCCTTCTCCCCCAAGATCCTGCAGCGTCTCTTTTCCCAGACCGGCCAGGAATCCACCGCCTCGCTGCACGACATCGCCGAGACAATCGCCCCGGACCAGGGACTGACCACGCGCCTTCTGGCCGTGGCCAACTCCGCCTTCTACGGCCTGCAGTCCCAGGTGACCTCCGTGCATCGCGCGGCCACGGTGCTGGGCATCAAGGACATCCGCAACATCGTCATGGCCGTGGGCGTGCACGGCATGCTCAAGGGCTACACCCTGCCCGAGGAGCTCGACCTCCTGGCCTACTGGCGGCACCAGCTCACCGTGGGGCAGACCGCCTTCCAGCTGGCCGCGGAGGCGGGACGGCCGGAGAGGGACAACCTCTTCACCGCTGGCCTGCTGCACGACCTGGGCAAGTTGATCGTGGCCATGCACGCCCCGGGTGACTGGCTGGCAATCGAGCGGCTGCGCCAGGAACGGGGCATCCCCTACCGCAAGGCCGAGGACGCCTACTGGGGCCTCGAGCACGGCGTGGTCGGAGCGCTCGTGCTCAAGTCCTGGGATCTGCCGCCCGATCTGCACGAGCCGATCAACTGGCACCACTCCCCCCTGGCTGCGCCGGACTACCGGCAGCAGGCCCTGTTCCTCTGTCTGGCGGACATGCTGGTCAACCTCGAGAGCGGCGGCGAACCGGTGCCGGAGAAGGCCGCCGACGCCCTGTCCGAGCACCTCGGCCTGCCCTTCGACCGCTCACAGGAGCTGGCGCGGGATGCCGCGGCAGACGAGGGCATCGATCAGTTCATCTCCGAGGTCATGCACTGA
- a CDS encoding lipopolysaccharide assembly protein LapB: MDMRYSPDPTGSAAPEDKAPQAASRREEIKGVFSTQSVVKFGTGATSRRTIQKTFWFVQEQDDDSIEVQPLNKNYIPSGPKRQVPKEEFLQKFSPEPEFYVSTVFPKMQELSGTISRGEKHRESGELYSAEFEFSHALKVDEENVRANFGLGLTYMDRGEKNKANDIFERLVKLDAAFGSEHKHLFNDFGINLRKSQMYDQAVQYYRRAIELTQEDDHLWINIARAYYEKGDMKSCADHLRRALEMNPGSDDARQFWNFLVRRGYISDSGEVKERARDKGADKGRGRAKAAPKADGPKAAMDKGGPAAESGADTAESGGKASGSMTLNLPKF, from the coding sequence ATGGACATGCGCTACTCACCCGACCCGACCGGCTCCGCCGCCCCCGAGGACAAGGCCCCGCAGGCCGCCTCGCGGCGCGAGGAGATCAAGGGCGTCTTCTCCACCCAGTCCGTGGTCAAGTTCGGCACCGGGGCCACCAGCCGCCGCACCATCCAGAAGACCTTCTGGTTCGTGCAGGAGCAGGACGACGACTCCATCGAGGTCCAGCCGCTCAACAAGAACTACATCCCCTCGGGCCCCAAGCGTCAGGTGCCCAAGGAGGAGTTCCTCCAGAAGTTCTCTCCCGAGCCGGAGTTCTACGTCTCCACCGTCTTTCCCAAGATGCAGGAACTCTCCGGGACCATCTCGCGCGGCGAGAAGCACCGTGAGAGCGGCGAGCTCTACAGCGCGGAGTTCGAGTTCAGCCACGCGCTCAAGGTGGACGAGGAGAACGTGCGCGCCAACTTCGGCCTCGGCCTGACCTACATGGACCGCGGCGAGAAGAACAAGGCCAACGACATCTTCGAGCGCCTGGTCAAGCTCGACGCCGCCTTCGGCAGCGAGCACAAGCACCTTTTCAACGACTTCGGCATCAACCTGCGCAAGAGCCAGATGTACGACCAGGCGGTGCAGTACTACCGCCGCGCCATCGAGCTGACGCAGGAGGACGACCATCTCTGGATCAACATCGCCCGGGCCTATTACGAGAAGGGCGACATGAAGAGCTGCGCGGACCATCTGCGCCGGGCGCTCGAGATGAACCCCGGCAGCGACGACGCCAGGCAGTTCTGGAACTTCCTGGTGCGCCGGGGATACATCTCCGACTCGGGCGAGGTGAAGGAGCGCGCGCGCGACAAAGGCGCGGACAAGGGACGCGGACGGGCCAAGGCCGCTCCGAAGGCGGACGGCCCCAAGGCGGCAATGGACAAGGGCGGCCCCGCGGCCGAAAGCGGCGCGGACACGGCGGAGTCCGGCGGCAAGGCCTCCGGAAGCATGACCCTGAACCTGCCCAAGTTCTAG
- the recJ gene encoding single-stranded-DNA-specific exonuclease RecJ has product MLPSKRWKFRDAPPPAPAEDLSVAAQLGVSPFLVRLLRSRGLPTADAMDVFLNPGLRHLSPPESYPGMTEAAKVLAQGLGEGRTLCVWGDYDVDGVTSTALVLEFLRARGIAARHHIPDRRTEGYGLNTENIERLAAEGVGLLLTVDCGISAEAEVARARELGMTVVVSDHHLPPETLPEADAVCDPRLCDCPCAHLAGVGVAFLLMAALNRLLPGEPADMRELLDLVALGTLADIVELSPQNRILVKNGLLVLKDAKRPGIFALKEAAGFNPTATLDAGQVVFGLAPRINAAGRLGQAGDALALLLARDKAEARPLAQKLDVMNRERRSEEEDIFEAAYAQAGGLAHRPALVVAGEDWHPGVIGIVASRLADRFYKPTLVLTREDDAFKGSGRSIQEFDLHRGLSDCAELLSHFGGHRQAAGLHLPMERLDALRDAFDAAVVGQIGTAPLQPGLTLDAMLPFSEITHTLLRELAMLEPLGPGNPEPVFASERVVVEGYDLFGRDRSHVKLLLREPTSGLAMRAKAWRMAPILPRSISGKEVRVAFVPRIDTWSGVPTIEVHLKDLRPD; this is encoded by the coding sequence ATGTTGCCCTCCAAGCGCTGGAAATTCAGGGATGCGCCCCCGCCCGCCCCTGCCGAGGACCTTTCCGTCGCCGCCCAGCTCGGCGTCTCGCCCTTCCTGGTGCGCCTGCTGCGCTCGAGGGGCCTGCCCACGGCCGACGCCATGGACGTCTTCCTCAACCCCGGCCTGCGCCATCTGTCCCCCCCGGAATCCTACCCCGGCATGACCGAGGCGGCGAAGGTGCTGGCGCAGGGCCTCGGCGAGGGCAGGACGCTCTGCGTCTGGGGCGACTACGACGTGGACGGCGTGACCAGCACCGCGCTGGTGCTCGAATTTCTGCGCGCACGAGGCATAGCCGCCCGCCACCACATCCCGGATCGCAGGACCGAGGGCTACGGCCTGAACACGGAGAACATCGAGCGCCTGGCGGCCGAGGGCGTGGGGCTGCTCCTGACCGTGGACTGCGGCATCTCGGCCGAAGCCGAGGTGGCCAGGGCGCGCGAACTCGGCATGACGGTGGTGGTCAGCGACCACCACCTGCCGCCCGAGACGCTGCCCGAGGCGGACGCGGTCTGCGATCCGAGGCTCTGCGACTGCCCCTGCGCCCATCTCGCGGGCGTGGGCGTGGCCTTCCTGCTCATGGCGGCGCTGAACCGCCTCCTGCCGGGCGAGCCCGCGGACATGCGGGAGCTGCTCGACCTGGTGGCGCTCGGCACCCTGGCCGACATCGTCGAGCTCTCGCCGCAGAACCGCATCCTGGTGAAAAACGGCCTGCTCGTGCTCAAGGACGCCAAGCGTCCCGGCATCTTCGCCCTCAAGGAGGCCGCGGGCTTCAACCCCACGGCAACGCTCGACGCGGGCCAGGTGGTCTTCGGGCTCGCGCCGCGCATCAACGCCGCCGGACGCCTGGGACAGGCCGGGGACGCCCTGGCCCTGCTCCTGGCCCGCGACAAGGCCGAGGCCCGGCCATTGGCCCAGAAGCTGGACGTCATGAACCGCGAGCGGAGGAGCGAGGAGGAGGACATCTTCGAGGCCGCCTACGCCCAGGCCGGAGGCTTGGCGCACAGGCCCGCCCTGGTTGTCGCGGGCGAGGACTGGCACCCCGGGGTCATCGGCATCGTCGCCTCCCGCCTGGCGGACCGCTTCTACAAGCCCACCCTGGTCCTGACGCGCGAGGATGACGCCTTCAAGGGCTCGGGCCGGAGCATCCAGGAATTCGACCTGCACCGCGGGCTCTCCGACTGCGCGGAGCTGCTCTCGCATTTCGGCGGACACCGCCAGGCCGCCGGGCTGCACCTGCCCATGGAACGCCTGGACGCCCTGCGCGACGCCTTCGACGCCGCCGTCGTCGGCCAGATAGGTACCGCCCCGCTGCAGCCCGGCCTCACGCTGGACGCCATGCTCCCCTTCTCCGAGATCACGCACACCCTCCTGCGCGAGCTGGCGATGCTCGAACCGCTCGGTCCGGGGAATCCAGAACCGGTCTTCGCCTCCGAGCGCGTGGTCGTCGAGGGCTACGATCTTTTCGGCCGCGACCGCTCCCACGTGAAGCTGCTCCTGCGCGAGCCCACGTCCGGTCTTGCCATGCGGGCCAAGGCCTGGCGCATGGCGCCGATCCTGCCGCGCAGCATCTCGGGCAAGGAAGTGCGCGTGGCCTTCGTGCCGCGCATCGACACCTGGAGCGGCGTACCGACCATCGAGGTGCACCTGAAGGACCTCCGCCCGGATTGA